In a single window of the Campylobacter hyointestinalis subsp. lawsonii genome:
- a CDS encoding shikimate dehydrogenase, with protein MRYFAVFGDPINHSISPRLHNLALQGLGLNGFYGRIHLKDGLKLVEVFNKFKLSGANITIPHKETAFRLCDEVDDFANSVGSVNTLVKGNSKIYGFNTDAPGFMMAISEFKAIKSALVIGAGGTSKAISYAMKKSGIDIDILNRSDKSLMFKEYNFYTKENYRLKAYDLVVNTTPAGLLNNDFGIDEKMLSQIFDNSKFAFDVIYNKNTPFLNLATKKGLICKDGKDMLLYQAVLAFNLFYENKFDPKTIKKYMSEAFLLR; from the coding sequence TTGAGATATTTTGCAGTATTTGGTGATCCTATAAACCATTCCATTTCTCCAAGACTTCATAACCTTGCTTTGCAAGGTTTGGGTCTTAATGGATTTTATGGAAGAATTCATTTAAAAGATGGCTTAAAATTAGTAGAAGTTTTTAATAAATTTAAACTCAGCGGAGCAAATATAACAATACCACATAAAGAAACTGCTTTTCGTCTTTGCGATGAAGTAGATGATTTTGCAAATAGTGTTGGCTCGGTAAATACGCTGGTTAAAGGAAATAGTAAGATTTACGGTTTTAATACAGATGCTCCTGGGTTTATGATGGCCATAAGCGAATTTAAAGCTATCAAGTCAGCTCTTGTTATAGGTGCTGGAGGAACATCAAAAGCCATTAGTTATGCTATGAAAAAAAGTGGTATAGATATTGATATATTAAATAGAAGCGATAAGTCTTTAATGTTTAAAGAGTATAATTTTTACACAAAAGAAAATTATCGTTTAAAAGCTTATGATCTTGTAGTAAATACAACACCGGCTGGATTATTAAATAATGATTTTGGGATAGATGAGAAAATGCTAAGCCAAATTTTTGATAATTCTAAATTTGCATTTGATGTTATTTATAATAAAAATACGCCTTTTTTAAATTTAGCAACCAAAAAAGGGCTGATATGCAAAGACGGAAAGGATATGCTTTTATATCAAGCAGTGCTTGCTTTTAATCTATTCTACGAAAATAAATTTGATCCTAAAACTATAAAAAAATATATGAGTGAAGCTTTTTTACTCAGATAG
- a CDS encoding SPOR domain-containing protein, whose translation MEENNGLQDILLDKNDDDKSGKIRKILIGIATLVILFVVILIIMKLLNGSSNNTSEVANDLVLPSEPQLKVEPQTTTNNEIFEQVPISSDISKENFESIVNDYKNNQLGNNNETAPIETKLPEPQVKETPKTDVVLKPKAEQAKKTETKKATPKQVTTKNVSKEKKNVSKSVPVGKYIQVASISKFSPNNPLIKKIESNGLNYHIYETTVNGKNTIKVLIGPFNDNDISSNMDKIKQNISNNAFIYRVK comes from the coding sequence ATGGAAGAAAACAATGGTCTGCAAGACATCTTGCTAGACAAAAACGATGATGATAAATCTGGAAAAATAAGAAAGATACTTATAGGTATAGCTACTTTAGTTATCTTATTTGTAGTTATACTTATAATAATGAAGCTACTAAATGGATCTTCAAACAACACGAGCGAGGTTGCAAATGATCTAGTATTGCCTTCTGAACCGCAGCTAAAAGTTGAGCCACAAACTACAACTAATAATGAGATATTTGAGCAAGTTCCTATATCTTCTGATATTTCTAAAGAGAATTTTGAGTCTATAGTAAATGATTATAAAAATAATCAGCTTGGAAATAACAATGAAACAGCTCCGATAGAAACAAAACTTCCAGAACCGCAAGTAAAAGAGACGCCAAAAACAGATGTTGTTTTAAAGCCTAAAGCAGAACAAGCCAAAAAAACAGAGACTAAGAAAGCTACACCAAAACAAGTAACTACTAAAAATGTCTCTAAAGAGAAAAAAAACGTTAGCAAATCTGTTCCAGTAGGTAAATACATTCAAGTCGCTTCTATCTCTAAATTTAGTCCGAATAATCCTCTTATAAAAAAGATTGAAAGTAATGGGCTAAATTATCACATCTATGAAACGACTGTAAATGGCAAAAATACAATAAAAGTTTTGATAGGTCCTTTTAACGATAATGATATTTCATCAAATATGGATAAGATCAAACAAAATATTTCAAATAACGCATTTATATACAGAGTTAAGTAA
- a CDS encoding DUF1882 domain-containing protein — protein MQSIDLTLIKMITDHYFIKRDTILQKIEYKGRYFFDKFERINEPLSYSVQKDHEDGKIIAAHSLISKDNKVENIVFDYNGRTPERFWHKAQLLLREEGFINFTAYQSKTPGHLHLYVHKGHTTLNEGCQLANKLSIMLSQKLPKEWRMFPTFDVPMEFNILALPYELYQKERGASWSKHM, from the coding sequence ATGCAAAGTATAGATCTTACTCTAATTAAAATGATAACAGATCATTATTTTATAAAACGTGATACAATTTTACAAAAGATAGAATACAAGGGTCGTTATTTTTTTGATAAATTTGAAAGGATAAATGAACCTCTTAGTTATAGTGTGCAAAAAGATCATGAAGATGGTAAAATCATAGCCGCCCATTCTTTGATCAGTAAAGACAATAAAGTCGAAAATATAGTTTTTGATTATAATGGCAGAACCCCTGAAAGATTTTGGCATAAAGCGCAGCTATTACTTAGAGAAGAGGGCTTTATAAATTTTACCGCCTATCAGAGTAAAACTCCTGGGCATTTGCATCTTTATGTGCATAAGGGGCATACTACTTTAAATGAAGGTTGTCAGTTGGCAAATAAGCTATCTATAATGCTATCACAAAAACTTCCTAAAGAGTGGAGAATGTTTCCTACTTTTGATGTGCCTATGGAGTTTAATATATTAGCGTTGCCTTATGAGCTATATCAAAAAGAGCGTGGGGCTAGTTGGTCTAAACATATGTAA
- a CDS encoding serine hydroxymethyltransferase: protein MNLETFDKDIYSLVNKELTRQCDHLEMIASENFTYPEVMEVMGSILTNKYAEGYPGKRYYGGCEFVDEIEQIAIDRCKKLFGCEFANVQPNSGSQANQGVYGAFLKPGDKILGMDLSHGGHLTHGAKVSSSGKNYESFFYGVELDGRINYDKVEEIANIVKPKMIVCGASAYPREIDFKKFREIADSVGAYLFADVAHIAGLVVAGEHAHPFPHCHVVSSTTHKTLRGPRGGIIMTNDEEFAKKINSSIFPGIQGGPLMHVIAGKAVGFKHNLSDEWKVYAKQVKANAKKLGEILIKRGYDLVSGGTDNHLVLVSFLNKEFSGKDADIALGNAGITVNKNTVPGETRSPFITSGIRVGSPALTARGMKESEFELIANRIADVLDDINNTSKQEKIKAELKDLAHQFIIYNKAMF from the coding sequence ATGAATTTAGAAACTTTTGACAAAGATATTTACTCTTTAGTAAATAAAGAGCTTACTAGACAATGCGACCATCTTGAGATGATAGCTAGTGAAAACTTCACATATCCAGAAGTTATGGAAGTTATGGGCTCAATACTTACAAATAAATATGCTGAGGGCTACCCTGGTAAAAGATATTATGGCGGTTGCGAGTTTGTAGATGAGATAGAACAAATTGCCATAGATAGATGCAAAAAACTATTTGGTTGTGAGTTTGCAAATGTTCAACCAAATAGTGGCAGTCAAGCAAACCAAGGTGTTTATGGGGCATTTTTAAAACCGGGCGATAAAATCTTAGGTATGGATCTAAGTCATGGCGGACACCTAACTCATGGAGCAAAAGTTTCAAGCTCAGGCAAAAATTATGAGAGTTTTTTTTATGGTGTGGAGCTTGATGGACGTATAAACTACGATAAAGTAGAAGAGATAGCAAATATCGTAAAACCAAAAATGATAGTTTGTGGTGCTAGTGCGTATCCAAGAGAGATTGATTTTAAGAAATTCCGTGAGATTGCCGATAGCGTGGGAGCATATCTTTTTGCTGATGTTGCCCATATAGCAGGTCTTGTAGTAGCCGGCGAGCACGCTCATCCATTTCCACACTGCCATGTAGTAAGCTCTACAACACATAAAACTCTAAGAGGCCCAAGAGGCGGTATCATTATGACAAATGATGAAGAATTTGCTAAAAAAATAAATAGTTCTATATTTCCAGGAATTCAAGGCGGACCACTTATGCATGTAATCGCTGGTAAAGCAGTAGGTTTTAAACACAACTTAAGCGATGAATGGAAAGTTTATGCTAAGCAAGTAAAAGCCAACGCTAAAAAACTAGGCGAAATACTTATAAAAAGAGGATATGATCTAGTAAGTGGCGGAACAGACAATCACCTTGTTTTAGTAAGCTTTTTAAATAAAGAATTTAGTGGAAAAGACGCCGATATCGCTCTTGGTAATGCTGGAATAACAGTAAATAAAAACACAGTTCCAGGAGAGACTAGAAGCCCATTTATAACAAGCGGTATAAGAGTAGGTAGTCCAGCACTTACTGCAAGAGGTATGAAAGAGAGCGAGTTTGAGCTTATCGCAAATCGTATAGCTGATGTTTTAGATGATATAAATAACACTTCAAAACAAGAAAAAATAAAAGCCGAACTAAAAGATTTAGCTCATCAATTTATTATTTATAATAAGGCGATGTTTTAA
- the lysS gene encoding lysine--tRNA ligase — protein sequence MFENELEVTRLAKADELRKQGINPYPHFLKKDMSICEFKNKFAYIKDLDMEEKKADEEVTISGRLKLKRVAGKSTFANMEDEDDNIQIYYSLGSIGEEDYTKFKKNLEVGDIVLVTGYAFVTKTGEFSIHASKIVLASKAISPLPEKFHGLTDIEMRYRQRYLDMIMNKDVRSDFCKRSLIISTIRRFFEDRGFLEVETPMMHPIAGGANAKPFITHHNALDVDRYLKIAPELYLKRLVVGGMEAVFEMNRCFRNEGMDLTHNPEFTSIEFYWAWHNYFEVMDLTEELFATLLDKLNLPKIIEFDGKMIDFSKPFARVNYIDAIVEIGGVSRDIVTNKEKILAKLREDKFEANDKLDLGHLQAELFDNYVEDKLINPTFIVDFPISISPLSRRSDKDSSVAERFELFIAGRELANAFNELNDPIDQYGRFKAQIEAKNAGDDEAHEMDEDYCQALGYAMPPTVGWGLGVDRLVMLLLNKKSIRDVILFPAMKPLKTENQGE from the coding sequence ATTTTTGAGAATGAATTAGAAGTAACAAGGTTAGCTAAGGCTGATGAATTAAGAAAACAAGGCATCAATCCATATCCGCATTTTTTGAAAAAAGATATGAGTATCTGCGAGTTTAAAAATAAATTTGCATACATAAAAGATTTGGATATGGAAGAAAAAAAAGCAGATGAAGAAGTAACTATTTCAGGACGTTTGAAACTCAAAAGAGTAGCCGGAAAATCAACATTTGCAAATATGGAAGATGAAGATGATAATATTCAAATTTATTACTCTTTAGGAAGTATCGGCGAAGAAGATTATACTAAATTTAAAAAAAATCTTGAAGTCGGAGACATCGTTTTAGTCACAGGTTATGCTTTTGTGACAAAAACAGGAGAGTTTAGTATCCACGCTAGTAAGATAGTATTAGCCAGTAAAGCCATTAGCCCACTTCCAGAGAAATTTCATGGACTTACTGATATCGAGATGAGATATCGCCAAAGATATCTTGATATGATAATGAATAAAGACGTTAGAAGCGACTTTTGTAAGCGTTCGCTCATCATTAGCACCATAAGAAGATTTTTTGAAGATAGAGGATTTTTAGAGGTCGAAACACCTATGATGCATCCAATTGCAGGTGGCGCAAATGCTAAGCCATTTATCACTCATCATAATGCTCTTGATGTTGATAGATATCTTAAGATCGCACCAGAGCTTTATCTAAAAAGGCTTGTTGTAGGCGGTATGGAAGCGGTGTTTGAGATGAATCGTTGCTTTAGAAACGAAGGTATGGATCTTACTCATAATCCGGAATTTACAAGCATTGAGTTTTACTGGGCGTGGCATAATTATTTTGAAGTTATGGATCTAACAGAAGAGCTTTTTGCTACTTTATTAGATAAACTAAATTTACCTAAAATAATAGAATTTGATGGTAAGATGATAGATTTTTCTAAGCCGTTTGCTAGAGTAAATTATATAGATGCTATAGTAGAAATAGGCGGTGTAAGCAGAGATATCGTAACAAATAAAGAAAAAATTCTAGCCAAACTAAGAGAAGATAAATTTGAAGCAAACGACAAGCTAGATCTTGGACATTTACAAGCTGAGTTGTTTGATAACTATGTAGAAGACAAGCTGATAAATCCAACTTTTATAGTGGATTTTCCTATCTCTATAAGTCCGCTTTCAAGAAGAAGCGATAAAGATAGTAGTGTGGCTGAGAGATTTGAGCTGTTTATTGCTGGACGTGAGCTTGCAAATGCGTTTAATGAGCTAAATGATCCGATAGATCAATATGGAAGATTTAAAGCACAGATCGAAGCAAAAAATGCAGGCGATGACGAAGCTCACGAGATGGATGAAGACTATTGTCAAGCACTTGGATATGCTATGCCTCCGACTGTAGGTTGGGGACTTGGGGTAGATAGACTAGTTATGCTTTTATTAAATAAAAAATCAATTAGAGATGTTATACTTTTTCCGGCTATGAAACCATTAAAAACAGAAAATCAAGGAGAATAA
- a CDS encoding Fur family transcriptional regulator: MGVENIEYDTLLERFKKVLRDNALKYTKQREVLLKTLYNNSDHFTPEQLYLYIKDEHPELNLGIATVYRTLNLLEESGMVTSISFGAQGKKFELATKPHHDHMICRSCGRIIEFEDPTIEKRQMIIAKENGFRLTGHMMQLYGVCSACEDRKTKKEIKVY; encoded by the coding sequence ATCGGCGTAGAAAATATAGAATATGATACTCTTTTAGAGCGTTTCAAGAAAGTCCTAAGAGACAATGCTCTAAAATACACTAAACAAAGAGAAGTTTTACTAAAAACTTTATATAATAACAGCGATCATTTTACGCCTGAGCAGCTTTATTTATATATTAAAGATGAGCATCCGGAGTTAAATTTAGGAATAGCCACTGTATATAGAACACTAAATTTATTAGAAGAATCAGGAATGGTGACTTCTATAAGTTTTGGGGCTCAAGGTAAAAAATTCGAACTAGCCACAAAGCCTCATCATGACCATATGATATGTAGGAGTTGCGGTCGTATAATAGAATTTGAAGACCCTACTATAGAAAAAAGACAGATGATAATAGCAAAAGAAAATGGTTTTAGACTTACTGGACATATGATGCAGCTTTATGGCGTCTGTTCGGCTTGTGAAGATAGAAAAACAAAAAAGGAAATAAAGGTATATTAA
- a CDS encoding CvpA family protein: protein MMNLVTWFDIIVIALVVILGIKGLINGFVKEIFGLIGLIGGVLVASRNATLVGGLISDHIYKLNESSSFFFGFLATLIIFWVVCLIAGNLVSKMLTFSGLGFLDRILGFFVGSAKIFLVFAIFVAIISNINILSQKIEPYFDGSKVYPILLSSGRFIMNVDINQTKQEILDMTGTDNNISDTDNNIKEK, encoded by the coding sequence ATGATGAATTTAGTGACTTGGTTTGACATCATCGTCATAGCTTTAGTTGTGATCCTTGGCATAAAAGGGTTGATAAACGGTTTTGTCAAAGAAATTTTTGGGCTTATAGGTCTTATAGGCGGCGTTTTAGTAGCAAGCAGAAATGCTACTTTAGTAGGCGGTTTGATCAGTGATCATATTTATAAATTAAATGAATCTTCTTCTTTCTTTTTTGGCTTTTTAGCAACGCTTATTATCTTTTGGGTGGTATGCTTGATAGCTGGAAATTTAGTCTCAAAAATGCTTACGTTTAGCGGTTTGGGATTTTTAGATAGGATACTTGGATTTTTTGTAGGTAGTGCAAAAATATTTTTGGTATTTGCTATATTTGTGGCGATTATTTCAAATATAAATATTCTTAGCCAAAAAATAGAGCCGTATTTTGATGGAAGTAAAGTTTATCCGATACTTTTATCTAGCGGTAGATTTATAATGAATGTTGATATAAATCAAACCAAACAAGAGATATTAGATATGACCGGTACTGACAATAACATATCTGATACCGACAATAACATAAAGGAGAAATAG
- a CDS encoding type IV pilus twitching motility protein PilT, translated as MSINIEKLLKTLAYNKGSDLHLVARSEPQIRISGVLRPLQCGILDGDEVENLCYTVLTDSQKSKLEENKELDFSIELPGIGRFRGNCYYTMNGSLAAAFRMIPLEIPSLDDLKAPEIFKDIVKREKGLVLVTGPTGSGKSTTLAAMLNEINLTERKHIITIEDPIEFVHKNKKSLFSHRNIGTDTKTFASALKYALREDPDIILVGDLRDIEAISIAISAAETGHLVFGTLHTNSAIQTINRIVDSFDESEQSQIRNMLSISLHAVISQALVPLTSGGRIAIHEILINNPAISNLIRENKIHQIYSQLQLNQQNTGMQTQTQDMERAFKSGLITKDNALRYSTNKQELIGKIGHL; from the coding sequence ATGAGTATAAATATAGAAAAGCTTCTAAAAACCTTGGCTTATAACAAAGGTAGTGATTTACATCTAGTCGCTAGAAGCGAACCTCAGATCCGTATAAGTGGAGTTTTGAGACCTTTGCAGTGCGGAATTTTAGATGGAGATGAAGTAGAAAATTTATGTTATACGGTGCTTACGGACTCACAAAAAAGCAAACTAGAAGAAAATAAAGAATTAGACTTTTCTATAGAGTTGCCAGGCATAGGTCGTTTTAGGGGAAATTGCTATTATACTATGAATGGTAGTTTGGCTGCGGCTTTTCGTATGATTCCTTTAGAAATCCCAAGTTTAGATGATCTAAAAGCTCCTGAGATATTTAAGGATATAGTAAAACGAGAAAAAGGGCTTGTTTTGGTCACAGGACCTACTGGTAGTGGCAAATCAACTACTTTAGCAGCTATGTTAAATGAGATAAACTTAACTGAGAGAAAGCATATCATTACTATAGAAGATCCTATAGAATTTGTTCATAAAAATAAAAAATCTCTCTTTTCTCATAGAAATATAGGAACCGATACAAAGACATTTGCTAGTGCCTTAAAGTATGCTCTTAGGGAAGATCCAGATATTATATTAGTAGGCGATCTGCGTGATATAGAAGCTATATCTATAGCCATATCTGCAGCAGAAACAGGGCATTTGGTATTTGGCACTTTGCATACAAACTCAGCCATACAGACTATAAATAGAATAGTAGATAGTTTTGATGAGAGTGAGCAATCTCAGATAAGAAATATGCTTAGTATATCTTTGCATGCTGTCATATCTCAAGCACTAGTTCCATTAACTAGCGGTGGTAGGATAGCCATACATGAGATACTTATCAACAATCCTGCTATATCAAATTTAATAAGAGAGAATAAAATACATCAAATTTATTCTCAGTTGCAGTTAAATCAGCAAAATACCGGTATGCAAACGCAAACTCAAGATATGGAAAGAGCATTTAAATCAGGGCTTATAACAAAAGATAATGCCCTTAGATACTCGACAAATAAACAAGAATTAATAGGAAAGATAGGGCATTTATAA
- the gatC gene encoding Asp-tRNA(Asn)/Glu-tRNA(Gln) amidotransferase subunit GatC: protein MQIDDKMLEKLEKLSAFTIPEQNRNEFKEQLGKIVDFVEVLNELNLDNIEATISTISGGTPFREDIPNESDVIDTILKFAPKKEDRYFEVPKIIE from the coding sequence ATGCAAATTGATGATAAAATGCTTGAAAAGCTTGAAAAGCTGAGTGCTTTTACGATACCTGAGCAAAATCGCAATGAATTTAAAGAACAATTAGGAAAAATCGTGGATTTTGTCGAAGTGCTAAATGAGTTAAATTTGGACAATATAGAAGCTACGATAAGCACTATTAGCGGTGGAACTCCTTTTAGGGAAGATATCCCAAATGAATCGGACGTTATTGATACTATACTTAAATTTGCTCCAAAAAAAGAAGATAGATATTTTGAAGTTCCAAAAATCATAGAGTAA
- a CDS encoding type III pantothenate kinase — protein MLLCDIGNTTATFYKDRKIWNLEIDKFRVWQPNEKVYFINVNDKIADKLNDHMFMDMSEFIKFNTTYIGLGIDRAAACYSINTGLVVDAGSAITMDVMSNGIHIGGLILPGISTTLKALKTISDRLDKPLNSAIELDCLPQKTTDAISYGIIKPIILLIEELSNDKPIYFTGGDGEFLSRFFKNAIYDRTLVFRGIQKAIDENKEIFCLQ, from the coding sequence ATGCTTTTATGTGATATAGGAAATACCACTGCCACCTTCTATAAAGATAGAAAAATATGGAATTTAGAGATAGATAAATTTAGGGTTTGGCAGCCTAATGAAAAAGTGTATTTTATAAACGTCAATGACAAAATCGCGGATAAATTAAACGATCATATGTTTATGGATATGAGCGAATTTATTAAATTTAATACGACTTACATAGGGCTTGGTATAGACCGAGCCGCTGCTTGTTATAGTATAAATACCGGTCTTGTAGTAGATGCTGGAAGTGCTATAACTATGGACGTGATGTCAAATGGCATACATATTGGAGGATTGATACTTCCTGGGATTTCAACTACGTTAAAAGCCTTAAAAACTATATCTGATAGACTTGATAAACCATTAAACTCAGCCATAGAACTAGACTGTTTGCCTCAAAAAACGACTGACGCTATAAGCTATGGAATTATAAAACCGATCATACTACTAATTGAAGAGCTTTCAAATGATAAACCTATATATTTTACAGGTGGAGATGGCGAGTTTTTATCGAGATTTTTTAAAAATGCCATATACGATAGAACTTTAGTCTTTCGCGGAATACAAAAAGCAATAGATGAAAATAAGGAGATTTTTTGCTTACAGTAG